Proteins encoded within one genomic window of Acinetobacter sp. WCHA55:
- a CDS encoding pyocin activator PrtN family protein — protein MNGAALQLSTSDYLFMRYRSTTVKLEDVVKDYYPHLSKVKMLEKARNQDFPFSCFKLDKSQKAPYFVHIKDLAHVLDLQYKYANQDHVTLHQ, from the coding sequence ATGAATGGCGCTGCTCTGCAACTCTCCACATCTGATTACTTATTTATGCGCTACCGCAGCACAACAGTTAAACTAGAGGACGTAGTCAAGGATTACTACCCTCATCTCAGTAAGGTAAAAATGTTAGAAAAAGCAAGAAATCAAGATTTTCCATTTTCTTGCTTTAAATTAGATAAAAGCCAAAAAGCTCCGTACTTTGTCCATATCAAAGATCTAGCTCATGTCCTAGATCTACAATATAAATATGCCAATCAAGACCATGTTACTCTTCACCAATGA
- a CDS encoding site-specific integrase, protein MGTISQRKLADGTIRFRAEIRISRKGFANFKESKTFSSMRLAQKWLAMREEEIEENPDILLGRSDVTNITLANAIDKYLDEVGSEYGRTKTYCLRLIQKFPIAQYIITKIKPADISEHVALRKAGYAKLDLKPIATSTLQHELLHIRGVLSHASVMWDVNVDLAGFDKATAQLRKTRQISSSGKRDRLPTTAELKKLTEYFYRKWQKPVYSYPMHLIMWFAIFSCRRESEITEMLLADYDEDNEVWKVRDLKNPNGSKGNHKEFNVLEPCRKMIELLQVKSTRKRMLNRGYDKDLLIPLSPKTIGGEFRNACKILGIEDLRFHDLRHEGCTRLAEQGFTIPQIQQVSLHDSWGSLERYVSVKKRKKTIELDEVFPLIGEE, encoded by the coding sequence ATGGGGACAATTTCACAGCGTAAATTAGCCGATGGAACCATACGCTTTCGGGCTGAAATTAGAATAAGCCGTAAAGGGTTTGCAAATTTCAAGGAAAGTAAGACGTTTAGTTCTATGCGACTCGCTCAAAAATGGCTTGCAATGCGTGAAGAGGAAATCGAAGAAAATCCAGATATTTTATTAGGTAGATCGGATGTGACGAATATCACTTTAGCCAATGCCATAGACAAATATCTTGATGAAGTTGGCAGTGAATATGGTCGTACTAAAACCTATTGTCTTCGCCTAATTCAGAAATTTCCAATAGCGCAATATATTATCACAAAAATTAAGCCAGCCGATATTTCAGAACATGTCGCTTTGCGTAAGGCTGGATATGCTAAATTAGATTTAAAGCCGATAGCGACAAGTACGTTGCAACATGAGTTATTGCATATTCGTGGCGTATTGTCTCATGCTTCAGTCATGTGGGATGTAAATGTTGATTTGGCAGGATTTGATAAAGCAACAGCACAATTACGAAAGACTCGACAAATATCTTCTAGTGGTAAACGTGATCGCTTGCCGACAACGGCAGAGTTAAAAAAACTGACAGAATACTTTTATCGAAAATGGCAAAAGCCTGTTTACAGCTATCCCATGCATTTGATTATGTGGTTTGCAATATTTTCATGTCGTCGTGAGTCAGAAATTACTGAAATGTTATTGGCTGATTATGACGAGGATAATGAAGTATGGAAAGTACGGGATTTAAAAAATCCGAATGGCTCAAAGGGTAATCATAAAGAATTTAATGTATTAGAACCTTGCCGAAAAATGATTGAACTTTTACAGGTGAAGAGTACGCGAAAACGTATGTTGAATCGAGGATATGACAAGGATTTGCTCATTCCTCTAAGTCCTAAAACGATTGGTGGTGAATTTAGAAATGCTTGTAAAATCTTGGGAATTGAAGATTTACGTTTTCATGATTTAAGGCATGAGGGTTGTACCCGTCTTGCTGAACAAGGCTTTACAATTCCTCAAATTCAGCAAGTGAGTCTACATGATTCATGGGGGAGTCTGGAAAGATATGTATCAGTGAAAAAAAGGAAAAAGACAATAGAATTAGATGAAGTGTTCCCCCTCATTGGTGAAGAGTAA
- the dusA gene encoding tRNA dihydrouridine(20/20a) synthase DusA: protein MITEKTIDNTKEPRISVAPMMDWTTKDYRFFARLFNPNVILYTEMVTTGAILFGDAKRHLDFNNEEHPIVLQLGGSNPKDLATCSKMAQDWGYDEINLNVGCPSDRVQNNKIGACLMAEPDLVAECIAAMRNAVDIPVTVKHRIGIDDMHSYEEMLHFVDTVAKTGCNNFIVHARIALLQGLSPKENREVPPLRYEDVYRLKQERPNLLIEINGGIKTFAETEQHLQHVDGVMIGREAYHNPYLLAELGQLWQLDAPDRFEIIEQMLPYISQRMAEGAPLSILTRHILGLFQNLPGARKWRQALSGGNAKTFADVENAIQNIKDAMKRTEDYLIEHQIQP from the coding sequence ATGATTACTGAAAAAACCATTGATAACACCAAAGAACCTCGCATCAGTGTTGCACCCATGATGGATTGGACCACCAAGGACTATCGTTTTTTTGCGCGCTTGTTTAACCCGAATGTCATTTTATATACCGAGATGGTGACCACAGGCGCCATTTTATTTGGCGATGCGAAACGTCATCTCGACTTTAACAATGAAGAACACCCAATTGTGCTGCAACTGGGTGGATCAAACCCAAAAGATCTGGCGACCTGTAGCAAAATGGCACAAGACTGGGGCTATGATGAAATCAACCTGAATGTTGGCTGCCCAAGCGACCGCGTACAGAACAATAAAATTGGCGCCTGTTTAATGGCAGAGCCTGACTTGGTCGCAGAATGTATTGCCGCAATGCGTAATGCAGTCGACATTCCCGTGACGGTAAAACACCGTATTGGCATTGACGACATGCATTCTTATGAAGAAATGCTGCATTTTGTTGATACTGTGGCGAAAACTGGCTGTAATAACTTTATTGTACATGCCCGTATTGCCTTGCTTCAGGGCTTATCACCGAAAGAAAACCGTGAAGTGCCTCCTCTACGATATGAAGATGTCTATCGCTTAAAACAAGAACGTCCAAACCTGCTGATTGAAATCAACGGGGGCATTAAAACCTTTGCAGAAACCGAGCAGCATTTACAGCATGTCGATGGCGTGATGATTGGACGTGAAGCCTATCACAACCCCTACCTATTAGCAGAACTCGGGCAACTTTGGCAGTTAGATGCGCCAGATCGTTTTGAGATTATTGAACAAATGCTGCCGTATATTTCACAGCGCATGGCAGAAGGTGCACCATTGTCGATTTTAACCCGTCATATTCTCGGTCTATTTCAAAACTTGCCTGGTGCAAGAAAATGGCGTCAGGCTTTAAGTGGCGGTAATGCCAAAACTTTTGCTGACGTTGAAAATGCGATTCAAAACATTAAAGATGCCATGAAACGCACTGAAGATTATTTAATTGAACATCAAATTCAACCTTAA
- a CDS encoding acid phosphatase, which yields MTIIRPMGFMLLALATAVTHADTSSYEKELRSKHQGYLTESTVDSALILPPPPAEGSATKANDEYVNKNALMLYGSDRWVQAGYDSNLYFPSAAKAFSCAANVDISKEKTPTIYKMLELSLVDLGLSSYAAKNKYQRARPFMSNGQGICEISAADREKYGITYEENKEKLSTDGSYPSGHSTIGWGWALIMSEIAPQRANHIFLRGRAFAESRLVCNVHWQSDIIEGKNMAAMTVAQLHTQKQFLKDLEKAQKEYQAAQRKGDVPDPASCEFENKALSTTIGSVM from the coding sequence ATGACAATCATCAGACCCATGGGCTTTATGCTTTTGGCACTGGCAACAGCTGTAACGCATGCTGATACCAGCAGCTATGAAAAAGAATTACGATCCAAACATCAGGGTTATTTAACCGAGTCGACAGTTGATAGTGCACTGATTTTACCGCCACCTCCTGCTGAAGGTTCAGCCACCAAAGCCAATGATGAGTATGTCAATAAAAATGCGTTGATGCTGTATGGTTCAGACCGTTGGGTGCAAGCTGGCTATGACAGTAATTTATATTTTCCAAGTGCAGCCAAGGCTTTTTCATGTGCAGCCAATGTGGACATTAGTAAAGAAAAGACCCCGACCATTTATAAAATGTTAGAGCTTTCGCTGGTGGATTTAGGTCTATCTTCCTATGCCGCAAAAAATAAATATCAACGTGCACGCCCGTTCATGAGCAATGGTCAGGGCATTTGTGAAATTTCTGCCGCAGACCGTGAAAAGTACGGCATTACCTATGAAGAGAATAAAGAAAAATTATCTACTGATGGTTCTTACCCATCTGGGCATTCAACCATAGGTTGGGGGTGGGCACTCATTATGAGTGAAATTGCACCTCAACGAGCCAATCATATTTTCTTACGCGGACGTGCTTTTGCCGAAAGTCGTTTGGTGTGTAATGTACACTGGCAAAGTGACATCATCGAAGGTAAAAATATGGCAGCGATGACCGTAGCGCAGTTGCACACCCAAAAACAATTCTTAAAAGATTTAGAAAAAGCGCAAAAGGAATATCAGGCTGCACAGCGTAAAGGTGATGTGCCAGATCCAGCTTCTTGTGAATTTGAAAATAAAGCGTTATCGACCACCATTGGTTCAGTCATGTAA
- a CDS encoding ThiF family adenylyltransferase — MTDLLQDDEYERRFAGVAKIYGEPAFQGYEKSHVMVIGIGGVGSWAVEALARTGVGELTLVDMDVVAASNINRQLPAMTSTLGCEKIEVMAERCRSINPKIKINLIDDYLTPDNVPELLSNTPDLILDCIDDVKAKLALMLHCRFNKIPLIVSGGAGGKLDPLKIRVADLSKTEQDPMLAKLRAQLRSKGICKKPKEKFGITCVYSIDNPFSSADVCPSAGLRCGGYGSAVVVTSSFAMIAVAEVLKKLEAIQAKR; from the coding sequence ATGACTGATTTACTCCAAGATGATGAATATGAACGCCGTTTTGCTGGCGTAGCTAAAATTTATGGAGAACCAGCATTTCAAGGGTATGAAAAAAGCCATGTTATGGTCATCGGTATTGGTGGGGTTGGTTCATGGGCTGTAGAAGCCTTGGCACGTACTGGCGTAGGCGAATTGACCTTGGTGGATATGGATGTGGTTGCCGCATCGAACATTAACCGCCAATTGCCTGCGATGACCTCCACTTTGGGCTGTGAAAAAATTGAAGTGATGGCAGAACGATGTCGTTCCATCAATCCTAAAATTAAAATTAACCTGATTGATGACTATTTAACCCCAGACAATGTGCCAGAGTTGCTGTCAAATACGCCTGATTTAATTTTGGACTGCATAGATGATGTTAAAGCCAAATTGGCACTCATGCTTCATTGCCGTTTTAATAAAATTCCGCTGATTGTTTCGGGCGGTGCAGGCGGGAAACTTGATCCACTGAAAATCCGCGTGGCAGATTTGTCTAAAACTGAACAAGACCCCATGTTGGCCAAACTACGTGCCCAACTGCGTTCTAAAGGCATTTGTAAAAAGCCAAAAGAAAAATTTGGCATTACGTGCGTGTATTCGATTGATAATCCGTTTTCCAGTGCTGATGTTTGTCCAAGTGCTGGTTTACGCTGTGGCGGTTATGGTTCGGCAGTGGTGGTGACTTCTAGTTTTGCCATGATTGCAGTGGCCGAAGTCTTAAAAAAATTAGAAGCAATTCAAGCAAAACGCTAA